A window of Sorex araneus isolate mSorAra2 chromosome 3, mSorAra2.pri, whole genome shotgun sequence genomic DNA:
aaaaggtcTTGGTCTACTTCTAATGGCAAACAAGCCTGAATTGTTCAGGGCTGGGTTATGTCTCAGCCATGGCAACTGCCCCTGTTCTGAATCCCCCAATTCAAAGATGACTCTAAAAAGCCCCATgttgtgggacttgtgactgaaaactccaggctcaatgaaaccaaaaatgggtgaccttccctcatctccccttttttccagcagcttggtagccacaccctCAAATTGCCGCTGgtgccatcactgtcactgtatcactgtcatccctttgttcatcaatttactcgatcgggcaccagtaacatctccatttgtctcagccctgagattttagcaacctttccttactcatttttcccaacaattagaggctcttttcagggtcaagaaAATGAGACTtgttcttgttactgtatttggcatatcaaatacgccacggggagcttgccaggctctttgtggctggtgccatataatctcattaatggccatgatccagagaccaaTAATAAATCTCTCGGAGGAGAGCACAGAACGATACGCCATagacatgcctccagacccctcgccaggctgtttcattcagggaaacccagagcagggcaggtgaggcccctcccttccccaatgGAGTCAGTCccggcagttgaaaacctccagaactcaaccaccaccttGCTCACAGCTACTCTGCACaagctcgggccgagcctcacccatgagtgtaTATATTCTTGGACCATGTAgccatgacatctcatactttacaccactaatataccaagagtagcataccacatttaattgaatttatggtagaaggcaaccaatcttagggggaaatatatttatgtggatatagatatataggtaggtagatagatagatagatagatagatagatagatagatagatagatagataatcacacaaggctcaacctttaacttgttactaatctcttatagaaagggcttaatggctcctgtgtgaaataaaacaatcttcacacacttttttctaagaAAGATCTTTGGATCATTtatagcagattattcataacaagtaatacaaaataaaattatttcagttctgcttttggggcagggtttggggttcgagATGGAAATATGGTGGGGAAGGTGTTAATGGTGGTACGATTGGTATTCAagtattaaatgcaatcaaatattgtgaacaactttataaaaataaaataagaattgttttaaatttttttattgagtcaccatgtggaaagttacaaagttttcaggtttaagtctcagttatacaatgctcaaacacccatcccttcaccagtgcacatattccaccaccaagaatcacagtatagataaaataaattttttaaaactttttattaaatcaccatgtggaaagttacaaagttctcaggtttatgtctcagttatacaatattcaaacacccatcccttcaccagtgcccatattccaccaccaaaaaccccagtatatcccccgcccccaccccctaccccctactgtataactaatgaatttcacttcattttctctttaccttgattacagataaaataaatttttaaaaagtaaaatgaaaaattaaaagcccCATGTCAGACCAGAGACAGTTCAATAGGATGAGTGCAATACCCTGCTTTCAGGAGGTACACATTCACCCCTATAGGTGACAAGCTGCAATTCACTAGGTGTggtccttaaaaaaaaagggtggaggggactggagaaaaaaaagaatgaatgagtaTATGCTAGAAGAAGAGattgtagaaggcaaccaatcttagggggaaatatatttatgtggATATAGTataagtagatagatagatagatagatagatagatagatagatagatagatagatagatagatagatagatagatagatagaactCAAAAAGAAGCCAATGAAAGAAGAAAGTATCGAAGTGTCAGatttcaaaaatacttaaaaatcctGAGAGGAGTCATTTGGAGACTAGCAGACATGAGCAGCTAAGGTTGCAGTTGTAGAGTGATTGTTCCACGCCGACTGATGCCACCAGAATCTACTTCCCTTGGTCTCTTTGAGGCATAGACATATCATAAGCATATACACTGTTGTCCAGACACCACCTGGTGCCTCAGCTTCCAAAAATTGTATGTAGTGACTGACACTGAAGGAGAATCACAGGACACCAAGGCCTCTAATAGATAGGGGGTTATGTAGTGGAGCAAAGCCATATGATTTATGATAAatgttttctaattaaaatatagaTGTCTTCTGTTTGCCTCTTAAACCCTGGTTGTCAGATAAAAGCGCTATTTTATCACTTCCTGCCCTCATTGCAGTTCCCTTGTCTGACTTAACCATTTATTTTAACAGACTagatatgaaagaaaacaaaaatacgtCCCTGGACACCGTGCTGACAGAATTCATTCTCCTGGGCTTAGCACACCCTGAAAATCTAAAGATCTTCCTTTTCCTAGTCTTTCTCGTCATTTACATCCTGACTCAGCTGGGAAACCTCCTCATTCTGCTCACCGTGTGGGCTGACCCAAAGCTCCATGCACGTCCCATGTACATTCTTCTGGGAGTACTATCATTCCTGGACATGTGGCTGTCCTCGGTCATTGTTCCTCGAATTATTCTCAGTTTCACTCCTGCTAGTAAGGTAATCCCGTTTGGGGGCTGTGTGGCTCAGCTGTATGCCTTTCACTTCCTGGGCAGTACCCAGTGCTTCCTCTACACCctcatggcctatgacaggtaccTGGCCATATGCCAGCCCCTCCGCTACCCTGTGCTCATGAATGGAAGATTATGCACCATCCTTGTGGCTGGAGCTTGGATAGCTGGCTCCATCCATGGCTCTATCCAGGCCAGCCTGACCTTCCGCCTGCCCTACTGTGGACCCAATGAGGTAGATTACTTTTTTTGTGACATCCCTGCAGTACTGAGACTGGCCTGTGCTGACACAACTATCAATGAGTTGGTGACATTCGTGGACATTGGGGTAGTGGCTGCCAGTTGCTTCATGTTGATTCTGCTCTCCTATGCCAACATAGTCCATGCCATCCTGAAGATTCGCACTGCGGATGGGCGGCGCCGggccttctccacctgtggctcCCACCTGACAGTGGTCACAGTCTATTATGTcccctgtatttttatttatctcagGCCAGGCTCAAAGAGTCCCTTGGATGGGGCAGTAGCTGTATTTTACACAGTTGTCACACCATTGCTGAACCCTCTCATTTACACACTGAGGAACCAGGATGTGAAGTCGGCTCTGAAGAGAATAACAACAGGTCGAGGAACCACAAGTGAAAAGTAACTTGCTTTAGACTCAGGGACTACTTATGTCATTGTCACCACCACTCATGACAGCTACTAACTACTGCATTTGGCAAACTTTCAACAAACATATTAATTTAGCTGAATTGAACATAATTCTACTAGGAAGATATTCCTGGTGCTCTATTTAACCTCAAAACAATTGACTGGAGCTGTTTTACACTTTTCTGACCTTCCTCTCAGGAGAGAACACATTCAAAGACAGGAACAAACCTCATCTAGGAAGAGAGAGACTTACTCTAGGCAAATATTTTAGAACAAAATAGCTAATTCTGTCTCATCACCCTTTATGCATTTGCCTCACCACTAATGTCCAAGTCTCTCAGCATTCAGGCTTTCTTAGTTATGTCAGGGAAAGTCATCCTTCCAAGTATTTGCTTTGAATATGTCTCCACTGTCTAGATCTTCCAGTTTGTCACTCTCCACATGCAGCCAATCACCAAACCCTGTTTACTTTGCCTCAGAGAtgtctctctgtcttcttaaATCCTAGTCTATCCCATCCTCAACCATCCTGCCTTTTAGTTCTTTCTGAAACCCAGAACTAAAAAATGTCATTCCTCTCATTAGGAATGCCCACAActaactgaaaataaaagcaaacttattcacttaaaatacaaaatgagaCTGGAGAGACAAAGGGCTGAGTGCTGCTTTTTTTGCTGGaggccctggctcaatccctgggtaccacatggtaccctgaacactaccagataTGATGTTCAAGTACAGGGTAGGAGTcgtaccccctgtgcattgccaggtgtgactcacaaAACCTTCCCTAAGCAATTGGAAACAGGTTAACAGGATGAACACCTGCTTTACCTGCTCAAGGCCCTGGTTTGATGTCCAGAACCACCAGGGACAACTCCCAAACACAGATCTTGGAATAGCGCCTGAGCGCTActgtgtatggcccaaaaccagTAGAATATATAAAAGGAAGTGCAAAATTGAggttagggatgtggctcaggagTAGAAACCTTGCTTTGCATGACAAGACTCTGGGTTCTATAcccaatacttaaaaaaaaaagtgtaaatgcAAAATTCCCCATAAATTAATCCCAGCATGTCTCATTTCCAAAGCCTCATTAACTCTCCTGTCCCTATTAACTTACTTGCCTAAACGTTATCTTTTCCTGACTCTGAGTTTTTATGTAAGCTATTCCTGTATCAGAAACACCCATCTATCATCTCCCCAGTGGTAAACTGATGTATTATGCTTCCTTTAAAGTCTAGGGGGAAAATCCTATTCCTACAAGAAGCCTTTCCCCGTTCTCCCACTGGGAACTGAAATCCTTCTGTATTCTTACAGACTTTGAATTTTATTACAGAATTTGTTACAGATTGGAACTGTATTATAACATAGATCTGAGTCCCTAGAGAACAAAAAGAATGCTCTACTAGGGTCAGAGTATAATACAgagagagggtgtttgctttacacgcagccaaccagggttcaatacccagcaccaagTATGTCCCCAGAGCTCCTCCAGCGGTAATCCTTGatcacaaacaacaacaacaacaaaatgtttctATTAATGCTTGTCTCTAGCTCCTTTCCCCCTAACCCTACTCAAAGATGCTATAGTGGAAACGGCTGTTTGCCAACAGAAGATCCATTCTCCCCTTCCCTAGCCAGAGCTATAGCTGGAACATCTGGAACATGACTTTCCTCTGGTGACTATCTCCCAGACCCACATGAAACCATGTGTAGTAATATACCTAAGTTTTCCCAAATTGAATATGCagacaattatttttatataacactTCCAAGTCTGGTTTCAAAACGAACACAAGAACATG
This region includes:
- the LOC101552097 gene encoding olfactory receptor 10G2-like produces the protein MKENKNTSLDTVLTEFILLGLAHPENLKIFLFLVFLVIYILTQLGNLLILLTVWADPKLHARPMYILLGVLSFLDMWLSSVIVPRIILSFTPASKVIPFGGCVAQLYAFHFLGSTQCFLYTLMAYDRYLAICQPLRYPVLMNGRLCTILVAGAWIAGSIHGSIQASLTFRLPYCGPNEVDYFFCDIPAVLRLACADTTINELVTFVDIGVVAASCFMLILLSYANIVHAILKIRTADGRRRAFSTCGSHLTVVTVYYVPCIFIYLRPGSKSPLDGAVAVFYTVVTPLLNPLIYTLRNQDVKSALKRITTGRGTTSEK